One Yimella lutea DNA window includes the following coding sequences:
- a CDS encoding FadR/GntR family transcriptional regulator — MSGIGQAVRTPSAPLLHRAPARELGIEIIEGRIAVDAGMTLDDLQRRFGISRTVAREVVRELETLHLVTSRRRVGIVVQDRAGWNALHPTLIDWRLHSTDRPKQLRDLTELRHVVEPAAAGAAARLATVEARAALPPLAARMRELGEAGRLEEFMTLDIRMHRMILESSGNDLFAAMADLVEVVLIGRTQLSLMPQQPKPEALDAHEDVADAIWRGDTRAAQSAMTAITAEVLAAFTDAAD, encoded by the coding sequence ATGTCGGGTATCGGGCAGGCCGTCCGGACGCCGTCCGCGCCGCTGCTGCACCGCGCGCCCGCGCGCGAACTCGGCATCGAGATCATCGAGGGCAGAATCGCGGTCGACGCCGGCATGACGCTGGACGACCTGCAACGCCGCTTCGGGATCTCGCGCACCGTGGCCCGCGAGGTCGTCCGCGAACTGGAGACGCTGCACCTGGTCACTTCGCGTCGCCGGGTCGGCATCGTCGTGCAGGACCGCGCCGGCTGGAATGCGTTGCACCCCACCCTGATCGACTGGCGCCTGCATTCGACCGACCGCCCCAAGCAGTTGCGCGATCTCACTGAGCTGCGGCACGTCGTCGAGCCGGCCGCAGCCGGTGCGGCCGCCCGCCTGGCAACCGTCGAGGCCCGCGCAGCCCTCCCCCCGCTTGCTGCCCGGATGCGTGAACTGGGCGAGGCCGGACGCCTGGAGGAGTTCATGACCCTCGACATCCGGATGCACCGGATGATCCTGGAATCGAGCGGCAACGACCTCTTCGCCGCGATGGCGGATCTCGTTGAGGTCGTGCTCATCGGTCGCACGCAGTTGTCCCTCATGCCCCAGCAGCCCAAGCCGGAGGCGCTGGACGCGCACGAGGACGTCGCGGACGCCATCTGGCGTGGCGACACCAGGGCCGCGCAATCGGCGATGACAGCGATCACCGCCGAAGTGCTCGCTGCATTCACGGACGCTGCCGACTGA
- a CDS encoding GntP family permease, whose translation MFLTAEEVQPAYSSGVLLLIAAAAVAVLLLLIMRFKLHAFVALVLVSFLTALATKVSFEKVVPTLLDGFGSTLANVALLVGFGAMIGRLLEVTGGAQVLADTLIARFGEKRAPLALGVASLLFGFPIFFDAGLVVMLPIIFSVARRFGGSVLTYALPAAGAFAVMHAFVPPHPGPVAAGELLGADLGLVLVLGIIIGLPTWYISSYLFGLWAGKRVHIPVPELLSGGDVEEGKAGGSKPSFGLVLFVLLLPLVLIFLNTGLNTLATNKTIDGDATWVRLLRMFGQTPIALLITVLVAMILLGMGRRSKADIEEIVNGALGPVCAIILITGAGGMFGGVLRASGIGQALAGSLESTGLPVIVAAFVVATALRVAQGSATVALTTTAGLMAPTVAATGGLSSIDLACIVIAIAGGATVLSHVNDSGFWLVGRFLGMDEKTTLRTWTVMETLIGVVGFTFAALVSAIL comes from the coding sequence ATGTTCCTGACCGCAGAAGAGGTGCAGCCCGCATACAGCTCGGGCGTCCTGCTCCTCATCGCCGCAGCGGCGGTGGCAGTTCTGCTCCTGCTGATCATGCGTTTCAAGTTGCACGCCTTCGTGGCGCTCGTGCTGGTCAGCTTCCTGACCGCCCTGGCCACGAAGGTTTCGTTCGAGAAGGTCGTGCCGACCTTGCTGGACGGGTTCGGATCGACGCTCGCGAACGTCGCCCTCCTGGTCGGGTTCGGCGCGATGATCGGACGACTGCTGGAAGTGACCGGCGGTGCTCAGGTGCTCGCCGACACCTTGATCGCACGATTCGGCGAGAAGCGCGCACCGCTCGCGCTCGGTGTCGCCTCGCTGCTGTTCGGATTCCCGATCTTCTTCGACGCCGGCCTGGTCGTCATGCTCCCGATTATCTTCTCGGTCGCCCGTCGCTTCGGCGGCAGCGTGCTGACCTACGCGCTGCCTGCCGCGGGTGCGTTCGCGGTGATGCACGCGTTCGTCCCGCCGCACCCCGGCCCGGTCGCCGCAGGTGAGTTGCTCGGCGCCGACCTCGGCCTCGTCCTGGTGCTCGGCATCATCATCGGTCTGCCGACTTGGTACATCTCCTCCTACCTGTTCGGTCTCTGGGCGGGCAAGCGCGTCCACATCCCGGTGCCGGAGCTGCTCTCCGGTGGCGACGTCGAGGAGGGCAAGGCCGGTGGGTCGAAACCGTCGTTCGGCCTCGTGCTGTTCGTGCTGTTGCTGCCCCTGGTGCTGATCTTCCTCAACACCGGACTGAACACGTTGGCCACCAACAAGACGATCGACGGTGACGCGACGTGGGTTCGCCTGCTGCGCATGTTCGGTCAGACCCCGATCGCTTTGCTGATCACCGTGCTGGTCGCGATGATCCTGCTCGGCATGGGACGCCGCTCGAAGGCCGACATCGAGGAGATCGTCAACGGCGCACTCGGCCCGGTCTGCGCGATCATCCTGATCACCGGTGCCGGTGGCATGTTCGGTGGCGTCCTTCGCGCCAGCGGCATCGGCCAGGCGCTGGCCGGCTCGCTCGAGTCGACCGGTCTGCCCGTCATCGTCGCCGCGTTCGTGGTGGCGACCGCACTGCGCGTGGCGCAGGGTTCGGCGACAGTCGCCCTCACCACGACCGCCGGGCTCATGGCGCCGACCGTGGCTGCGACCGGCGGACTGTCCTCGATCGACCTGGCCTGCATCGTCATCGCGATCGCCGGTGGCGCGACCGTGTTGTCCCACGTCAACGACTCCGGCTTCTGGCTGGTCGGTCGGTTCCTCGGCATGGACGAGAAGACCACGCTGCGCACCTGGACCGTCATGGAGACGCTCATCGGTGTCGTCGGCTTCACCTTCGCCGCTCTCGTGAGCGCGATCCTGTGA
- a CDS encoding gluconokinase translates to MGVRHAVLMGVSGSGKTTVAMGVARELGWEFGEADLFHPEANVEKMRAGTPLDDDDRLPWLQTLADWIAERDAAGTSTVLACSALRRRYRDILRSSGAQLDFVHLAGSKELIGSRLVARQGHFMPGSLLDSQFATLEPLEEDEAGITLDLAHTPSELVALAVEYLRAG, encoded by the coding sequence GTGGGCGTGCGCCACGCTGTCCTGATGGGTGTGTCCGGCAGCGGAAAGACCACGGTCGCCATGGGCGTCGCCCGGGAACTGGGATGGGAGTTCGGCGAGGCCGACCTGTTCCACCCCGAGGCGAACGTGGAGAAGATGCGCGCCGGCACCCCGTTGGACGACGACGACCGGCTGCCGTGGCTGCAGACCTTGGCCGACTGGATCGCCGAGCGGGACGCCGCCGGCACCAGCACCGTCCTGGCCTGTTCGGCTCTGCGTCGTCGCTACCGGGACATCCTGCGCAGCAGCGGGGCCCAACTCGACTTCGTCCACCTCGCCGGGTCGAAGGAACTGATCGGTTCGCGACTCGTCGCTCGCCAGGGTCACTTCATGCCGGGAAGTCTGCTCGATTCCCAGTTCGCGACGCTCGAGCCGCTGGAGGAGGACGAGGCGGGAATCACCCTCGACCTCGCGCACACACCGTCCGAGCTCGTCGCGCTGGCGGTTGAGTACCTGCGCGCCGGATGA
- a CDS encoding cupin domain-containing protein codes for MKTVRLDDVYPDERERAGESKVGRSALTLKGGGGQTLGQVLLTMNAGSQLADHNNPGEATLLVLSGEVTLGWADGSARLKAGEYTVIPQTKHRLDAHADSVVLLSVARTG; via the coding sequence ATGAAGACCGTGCGGTTGGACGATGTGTATCCCGATGAGCGCGAGCGCGCCGGTGAGTCGAAGGTCGGTCGCAGCGCGCTGACCTTGAAAGGTGGCGGTGGCCAGACTCTCGGCCAGGTGCTGCTCACCATGAACGCCGGGTCGCAGTTGGCAGACCACAACAACCCTGGTGAGGCGACCCTGCTGGTCCTGTCCGGTGAGGTCACTCTCGGCTGGGCAGACGGGTCCGCCCGACTGAAGGCGGGGGAGTACACGGTCATCCCGCAGACCAAGCATCGCCTCGATGCGCACGCCGACAGCGTTGTCCTGCTGTCCGTGGCGCGGACGGGCTGA
- a CDS encoding ABC transporter ATP-binding protein encodes MAAGSQPMTASGRGGPGRMAHKSASDVRQLDDHPVELARIAALFRPYRSRLAAVCALIVLTSLIGLASPFLVKHLIDDAIPAQNVPLLLALVGGMLTITVCTQLLGVLQTWLSTRIGQQVMHDLRTRLFAHLQRMPLGFFTRTRSGEVQSRVTNDISAMQAVVTDSATSIASNVTTAVGTATAMAFLSWKLSLLSLVVLPPAIWLTRRVAHQRRAIQGKAQRTLADMQTQIEESLSINGVILAKTLGSGPALSQRFSGSSTTLTELEVQSQLAGRWRMGTMAIIFSAIPALIYLAAGLPATGGGMTIGTLVAFVALQTQLFRPLMGVLNVGAQVVTSMALFSRIFEYLDLPVEIDDPADPAPLQTDRARGEIRFDGVTVTYPDADRPALDSIDLTVPAGSTVAVVGATGSGKSTLAALVSRLHDPTNGRVLIDGHDLRDLRLTDIAGLVGVVSQESYLLHASVADNLRYARPDATDHQMIEAARAAQVHELIESLPQGYDTVVGARGYRFSGGEKQRIALARTILRNPKIMVLDEATSALDNSTERAVQRALDAAGAGRTTLTIAHRLSTVRDADRIVVLDRGRIAEQGTHEQLLLRGGHYARLWDAQLCAAAA; translated from the coding sequence ATGGCAGCCGGATCCCAACCCATGACCGCCTCAGGACGCGGCGGTCCCGGACGCATGGCGCACAAGAGTGCCTCCGACGTCCGCCAACTCGATGACCACCCGGTCGAACTCGCGCGCATCGCGGCGCTGTTCCGCCCCTACCGCAGCCGGCTCGCCGCTGTCTGCGCGCTCATCGTCCTCACTTCCCTGATCGGTCTCGCATCGCCCTTCCTGGTGAAGCACCTGATCGACGACGCGATCCCTGCCCAGAACGTGCCGCTGCTGCTGGCCCTGGTCGGCGGCATGCTCACGATCACGGTCTGTACCCAACTGCTCGGCGTCCTGCAGACCTGGCTGTCGACCCGCATCGGCCAGCAGGTGATGCACGACCTGCGCACCCGCCTGTTCGCCCACCTGCAACGGATGCCGCTCGGCTTCTTCACCCGCACCCGCAGCGGTGAGGTGCAATCCCGCGTCACCAACGACATCAGCGCGATGCAGGCGGTCGTCACCGACTCCGCGACATCGATCGCATCGAATGTCACCACCGCCGTCGGCACAGCCACAGCGATGGCCTTCCTGTCCTGGAAGCTGTCGCTGCTTAGCCTGGTCGTGCTGCCGCCGGCCATCTGGCTGACCCGCCGCGTCGCCCACCAGCGGCGTGCCATCCAAGGCAAGGCACAGCGCACGCTCGCCGACATGCAGACCCAGATCGAGGAGTCGTTGTCGATCAACGGTGTCATCCTCGCCAAGACGCTCGGCTCCGGACCCGCTCTCTCCCAGCGGTTCTCCGGTTCCTCGACCACCCTCACCGAACTCGAGGTGCAGTCACAGCTCGCCGGACGCTGGCGCATGGGCACGATGGCGATCATCTTCTCCGCGATCCCCGCCCTCATCTACCTCGCGGCCGGACTCCCAGCCACCGGCGGCGGCATGACGATCGGCACCTTGGTCGCCTTCGTCGCACTGCAGACCCAGTTGTTCCGACCCCTGATGGGCGTGCTCAACGTCGGCGCCCAAGTGGTCACCTCGATGGCGCTGTTCAGCCGCATCTTCGAATACCTCGACCTTCCCGTCGAGATCGACGACCCGGCCGATCCGGCCCCGCTGCAGACCGATCGGGCGCGCGGTGAAATCAGATTCGACGGGGTCACCGTCACCTATCCGGACGCCGACCGCCCCGCTCTCGACAGCATCGACCTCACCGTCCCGGCGGGGTCGACGGTCGCGGTCGTCGGCGCCACCGGCTCGGGCAAGTCCACCCTGGCAGCCCTCGTCTCACGTCTGCACGACCCGACGAACGGGCGGGTCCTCATCGACGGCCACGACCTGCGCGACCTGCGTCTGACCGACATCGCCGGCCTGGTCGGTGTCGTCAGCCAGGAGAGCTACCTGTTGCACGCGTCGGTCGCCGACAACCTGCGGTACGCCCGTCCGGATGCCACGGACCACCAGATGATCGAAGCAGCCCGGGCAGCGCAGGTACACGAACTGATCGAGTCACTCCCGCAGGGTTACGACACCGTCGTCGGTGCTCGCGGGTACCGCTTCTCCGGCGGTGAGAAGCAGCGGATCGCGTTGGCGCGCACCATTCTTCGCAATCCGAAGATTATGGTGCTGGACGAGGCCACCTCGGCGCTGGACAACTCCACCGAACGCGCCGTGCAACGCGCGTTGGACGCGGCAGGCGCCGGGCGCACGACGCTGACCATCGCGCACCGCCTGTCGACCGTCCGCGACGCCGACCGCATCGTCGTACTCGACCGGGGACGCATCGCCGAGCAGGGCACCCACGAGCAGTTGTTGCTGCGCGGGGGCCACTACGCACGTCTGTGGGACGCCCAGCTCTGCGCTGCCGCGGCCTGA
- a CDS encoding MarR family winged helix-turn-helix transcriptional regulator, translating to MPSHESSEELPLRQLLMRVAHVSRRAWLADLEPYGLSPHLARALNVIAAQEDSGMRAAELAQRLRVSPRSATEVVDGLAERGLVLRSPDPDDRRAKVLSLTDEGVRLWRTLDTSRRERDDAMFDVLSADQREELRALLLVVLRSTDSELE from the coding sequence GTGCCTTCCCACGAGTCGTCCGAAGAACTGCCGCTGCGCCAACTGTTGATGCGTGTCGCGCACGTCTCCCGACGGGCGTGGCTCGCCGATCTGGAGCCGTACGGTCTGAGCCCGCACCTGGCTCGAGCGTTGAATGTGATTGCCGCGCAAGAGGATTCGGGCATGCGGGCAGCAGAGCTCGCGCAGCGTCTTCGGGTGTCCCCGCGTTCGGCGACGGAGGTCGTCGACGGACTGGCGGAGCGTGGCCTCGTGCTGCGCAGCCCTGATCCGGACGACCGTCGGGCCAAGGTGTTGTCGCTGACGGATGAAGGCGTCCGCTTGTGGCGCACCCTCGACACCTCGCGCCGCGAACGTGATGACGCGATGTTCGACGTCCTGAGTGCCGACCAACGCGAGGAACTGCGCGCGTTGCTCCTGGTCGTCCTGCGCTCCACCGACAGTGAGCTCGAGTGA
- a CDS encoding antitoxin, with amino-acid sequence MSNSGQAKDLFDKAKKAAIGGVDKVKKAAAENPDKVRGGIDKVTQTADKVTKGKYTDKIQTAGNKVEETVQKQAHKPTPGVNPTGTDATADGGFSTDATGTTGAPGTAGAPDAGTAGRRPGHVPDPVDPLDRPDPIDRPGPLN; translated from the coding sequence ATGAGCAACTCCGGTCAGGCGAAGGACCTGTTCGACAAGGCCAAGAAGGCTGCGATCGGCGGCGTCGACAAGGTGAAGAAGGCTGCTGCCGAGAACCCCGACAAGGTGCGCGGGGGCATCGACAAGGTCACCCAGACGGCCGACAAGGTCACCAAGGGCAAGTACACCGACAAGATCCAGACTGCCGGCAACAAGGTCGAGGAAACCGTGCAGAAGCAGGCGCACAAGCCGACGCCGGGTGTGAACCCGACCGGCACCGACGCGACAGCCGACGGCGGATTCAGCACGGACGCCACCGGTACGACCGGCGCCCCCGGCACGGCGGGAGCGCCGGACGCCGGCACCGCGGGTCGCCGTCCGGGCCACGTGCCCGACCCGGTCGACCCGCTGGACCGCCCGGACCCGATCGACCGCCCGGGTCCGCTCAACTGA
- the thrS gene encoding threonine--tRNA ligase, with protein MSSQITVSVAGSERAVQQGTTGSDLFGGDRSVVAMRVDGRLQDLFREIPDGAVVEAVDLSQQDGLDILRHSAAHVLAQAVQQVNPDAKLGIGPPVKDGFYYDFDVETPFQPDDLKALEKAMQKIVNEGQTFSRRVVSDEEARAELAQEPYKLELIGLKGNAADAAEGAEAEVGAGELTIYDNIRRDGERAWGDLCRGPHVPSTKVLGNAFKIMRSAAAYWRGSEKNPQLQRIYGTAWASKDELKAYLDRIAEAEKRDHRKLGAELDLYSFPDELGSGMVVFHPKGGVIKREMEDYVRRRHLEEGFSYVSTPHISKEGLFHTSGHLPYYADTMFPPMEMENAEYRLKAMNCPMHNLIFRSRGRSYRELPLRFFEFGSVYRNEKSGVVHGLTRVRAMTQDDSHSYVTPEQAPAEIEHLLNFVVGLLKDFGLNDYYFELSTRDTEGDKKDKFIGSDEQWETATRVLEDTARKFGVDLVPDPGGAAFYGPKISVQAKDAIGRTWQMSTIQYDFNQPNRFGLEFQAADGSRQEPVMIHSAKFGSIERFIGVLVEHYAGAFPVWLSPVQVLGVPVADDFADYLNDVLKQLRDNGVRVELDDSDDRFPKKIRNASKSKAPFVLIAGAEDKDAGAVSFRYRDGSQRNGVPVGEAIEEIRAAIGSKAQITTAPQH; from the coding sequence GTGTCCAGCCAGATCACCGTGTCCGTCGCCGGAAGCGAGCGAGCGGTGCAGCAGGGCACTACCGGCTCCGACCTGTTCGGCGGCGACCGCAGCGTCGTCGCGATGCGCGTCGACGGTCGGCTCCAGGACCTCTTCCGCGAGATCCCGGACGGCGCCGTCGTCGAGGCGGTCGACCTGTCCCAGCAGGACGGCCTCGACATCCTGCGCCACTCCGCCGCGCACGTCCTGGCGCAGGCCGTGCAGCAGGTGAACCCGGATGCCAAGCTCGGCATCGGCCCGCCGGTCAAGGACGGCTTCTACTACGACTTCGACGTCGAGACCCCGTTCCAACCCGATGACCTGAAGGCGCTCGAGAAGGCGATGCAGAAGATCGTCAACGAGGGCCAGACCTTCTCGCGCCGGGTCGTCAGCGACGAAGAAGCCCGTGCCGAACTCGCGCAGGAGCCGTACAAGCTGGAGCTCATCGGGCTGAAGGGCAATGCCGCCGACGCCGCCGAGGGTGCTGAGGCCGAGGTCGGCGCCGGCGAACTCACGATCTACGACAACATCCGCCGCGACGGTGAGCGTGCCTGGGGCGACCTGTGCCGCGGACCGCACGTGCCGTCGACCAAGGTGCTCGGCAACGCGTTCAAGATCATGCGTTCGGCCGCCGCGTACTGGCGCGGCAGCGAGAAGAACCCGCAGTTGCAGCGCATCTACGGCACCGCCTGGGCCAGCAAGGACGAACTCAAGGCCTACCTCGACCGCATCGCCGAGGCCGAGAAGCGCGACCACCGCAAGCTCGGAGCCGAACTCGACCTGTACTCCTTCCCGGACGAATTGGGTTCGGGCATGGTCGTTTTCCACCCCAAGGGCGGTGTCATCAAGCGGGAGATGGAGGACTACGTCCGTCGCCGGCACCTGGAGGAGGGGTTCTCCTACGTCAGCACCCCGCACATCTCCAAGGAGGGGCTCTTCCACACCTCGGGGCACCTGCCGTACTACGCCGACACCATGTTCCCGCCGATGGAGATGGAGAACGCGGAGTACCGGCTGAAGGCGATGAACTGCCCGATGCACAACCTGATCTTCAGGTCGCGGGGCCGTTCGTACCGTGAACTCCCGCTGCGGTTCTTCGAGTTCGGTTCGGTCTATCGCAACGAGAAGTCCGGTGTGGTGCACGGTCTGACCCGCGTCCGGGCGATGACCCAGGACGATTCGCACTCCTACGTGACCCCTGAGCAGGCACCGGCCGAGATCGAGCACCTGCTGAACTTCGTTGTCGGCCTGCTCAAGGACTTCGGGCTGAACGACTACTACTTCGAACTCTCGACGCGCGACACCGAGGGCGACAAGAAGGACAAGTTCATCGGCTCGGACGAGCAGTGGGAGACCGCGACCAGGGTACTCGAGGACACCGCACGAAAGTTCGGGGTCGACCTCGTGCCCGACCCCGGCGGTGCCGCGTTCTACGGACCGAAGATCTCCGTCCAGGCCAAGGACGCGATCGGCCGCACCTGGCAGATGTCGACGATCCAGTACGACTTCAACCAGCCGAACCGTTTCGGACTGGAGTTCCAGGCCGCGGACGGCAGCCGCCAGGAGCCGGTGATGATCCACTCGGCCAAGTTCGGTTCGATCGAGCGGTTCATCGGTGTGCTCGTCGAGCACTACGCGGGGGCTTTCCCGGTGTGGTTGTCGCCGGTGCAGGTGCTCGGTGTGCCGGTGGCCGACGACTTCGCCGACTACCTGAACGACGTTCTGAAGCAGTTGCGCGACAACGGAGTTCGGGTCGAGCTCGACGACAGCGACGACCGCTTTCCGAAGAAGATTCGCAACGCGTCGAAGTCGAAGGCGCCGTTCGTGCTCATCGCCGGCGCCGAGGACAAGGACGCCGGCGCGGTGTCGTTCCGCTACCGCGACGGCTCGCAGCGCAACGGTGTGCCGGTCGGCGAGGCGATCGAAGAGATCCGAGCCGCGATCGGGTCCAAGGCGCAGATCACCACCGCTCCGCAGCACTGA